Proteins found in one Methanobrevibacter sp. genomic segment:
- the cfbD gene encoding Ni-sirohydrochlorin a,c-diamide reductive cyclase catalytic subunit, whose amino-acid sequence MHPRPSPIAASLYTLRDLNADVIIMHGPHGCCFRTGRLLESDGVRVVTTAMAENDFILGAADKLEETLQEAYDTFNPKLIGIVGTCASMIIGEDLKEPIEKLGLDAVVIPVESHGGFGEGDNTEGAIAVLNAAVECGVIPQEEADRQNEMLRLATVVEKTRGMAQGKYIKPNFGDSKEKVAKIIVKAIQEGKNVAFVLNAKKETSYLFADILNCDFSKLFDDADSNKDIENLHFIANLDENIGLPRIRQHAVNITKELNETGIDIECITGGLDEYPITPRKAEEYLKEINPDLVIVAGVPHALYVEELDCETIAVTDGPRLVQPLNELGYSHVIAELDAHSKTLGVDEIVDSDFGMMIRSVIEWELEEN is encoded by the coding sequence ATGCATCCACGTCCAAGTCCAATAGCTGCTTCCCTTTACACTTTAAGGGACTTAAATGCTGATGTAATTATTATGCACGGTCCTCATGGCTGTTGCTTTAGAACAGGAAGGCTCCTTGAAAGTGATGGAGTAAGAGTTGTAACAACAGCTATGGCTGAAAACGATTTTATTTTAGGAGCTGCAGACAAGCTTGAGGAAACATTGCAGGAAGCTTATGACACTTTCAATCCAAAATTGATTGGTATTGTTGGAACATGTGCAAGTATGATCATTGGTGAAGACCTCAAAGAACCTATTGAAAAGTTAGGTCTTGATGCGGTTGTCATTCCTGTAGAATCCCATGGAGGATTCGGTGAAGGAGACAATACAGAAGGAGCTATTGCCGTTTTAAATGCTGCAGTTGAATGCGGTGTAATCCCACAAGAGGAAGCAGATAGGCAGAATGAAATGCTAAGGCTTGCGACAGTTGTGGAAAAGACCCGTGGTATGGCACAAGGAAAATATATAAAACCTAATTTCGGTGACAGCAAGGAAAAGGTTGCTAAGATTATTGTAAAGGCAATTCAAGAAGGAAAGAATGTTGCATTTGTCTTGAATGCCAAAAAGGAAACTTCATACCTATTTGCAGACATCTTGAATTGTGATTTCTCCAAGCTGTTTGATGATGCTGATTCCAATAAGGATATTGAAAATCTTCATTTCATTGCAAACTTGGATGAAAACATAGGTCTTCCAAGAATCAGACAGCATGCAGTAAACATTACAAAAGAACTCAATGAAACTGGAATCGACATTGAATGCATTACTGGTGGACTTGACGAATATCCAATCACTCCAAGAAAGGCAGAGGAATACCTTAAGGAAATCAATCCTGACTTGGTCATTGTAGCTGGTGTTCCACATGCACTGTATGTAGAGGAATTGGACTGTGAAACCATTGCAGTTACAGACGGTCCAAGACTTGTCCAACCACTTAATGAATTGGGCTACTCACATGTGATTGCTGAATTAGATGCTCATTCTAAGACATTAGGTGTAGATGAGATAGTTGATTCTGACTTTGGTATGATGATACGTTCAGTTATTGAATGGGAGCTTGAAGAAAATTAA